From the genome of Phocoena phocoena chromosome 18, mPhoPho1.1, whole genome shotgun sequence, one region includes:
- the POU4F1 gene encoding POU domain, class 4, transcription factor 1: MMSMNSKQPHFAMHPTLPEHKYPSLHSSSEAIRRACLPTPPLQSNLFASLDETLLARAEALAAVDIAVSQGKSHPFKPDATYHTMNSVPCTSTSTVPLAHHHHHHHHHQALEPGDLLDHISSPSLALMAGAGGAGAAGGGGGAHDGPGGGGGPGGGGGPGGGGPGGGGGPGGGGPGGGGGGPGGGLLGGSAHPHPHMHGLGHLSHPAAAAAMNMPSGLPHPGLVAAAAHHGAAAAAAAAAAAGQVAAASAAAAVVGAAGLASICDSDTDPRELEAFAERFKQRRIKLGVTQADVGSALANLKIPGVGSLSQSTICRFESLTLSHNNMIALKPILQAWLEEAEGAQREKMNKPELFNGGEKKRKRTSIAAPEKRSLEAYFAVQPRPSSEKIAAIAEKLDLKKNVVRVWFCNQRQKQKRMKFSATY, encoded by the exons ATGATGTCCATGAACAGCAAGCAGCCTCACTTTGCCATGCATCCCACCCTCCCTGAGCACAAGTACCCGTCGCTGCACTCCAGCTCCGAGGCCATCCGGCGGGCCTGCCTGCCCACGCCGCCG CTACAGAGCAACCTCTTCGCCAGCCTAGACGAAACGCTGCTGGCGCGGGCCGAGGCGCTGGCGGCGGTGGACATCGCCGTGTCCCAGGGCAAGAGCCACCCGTTCAAGCCGGACGCCACGTACCACACGATGAACAGCGTGCCATGCACGTCCACGTCCACCGTGCCGCTGgcgcatcaccaccaccaccaccatcaccaccaagcGCTCGAGCCCGGTGATCTGCTGGACCACATCTCGTCGCCCTCGCTCGCGCTCATGGCCGGCGCGGGCGGCGCGGgcgcggcgggcggcggcggcggcgcccacGACGGCCCGGGGGGCGGAGGCGGCccggggggcggcggcggcccAGGCGGTGGCGGccccgggggcggcggcggcccgggcggcggcggcccggggggcggcggcgggggcccGGGCGGCGGGCTGCTGGGCGGCTCGGCGCATCCGCATCCGCACATGCACGGCCTGGGCCACCTGTCGCacccggcggcggcggccgccaTGAACATGCCGTCGGGGCTGCCGCACCCCGGgctggtggcggcggcggcgcacCACGgcgcggcagcggcggcggcggcggcggcggcggccgggcaGGTGGCGGCGGCGTCGGCGGCGGCGGCCGTGGTGGGCGCGGCGGGCCTGGCGTCCATCTGCGACTCGGACACGGACCCGCGCGAGCTCGAGGCGTTCGCCGAGCGCTTCAAGCAGCGGCGCATCAAGCTGGGTGTGACGCAGGCCGACGTGGGCTCGGCGCTGGCCAACCTCAAGATCCCGGGTGTGGGCTCGCTCAGCCAGAGCACCATCTGCAGGTTCGAGTCGCTCACGCTCTCGCACAACAACATGATCGCGCTCAAGCCCATCCTGCAGGCGTGGCTGGAGGAAGCCGAGGGCGCGCAGCGCGAGAAAATGAACAAGCCCGAGCTCTTCAACGGTGGCGAGAAGAAGCGCAAGCGGACTTCCATCGCCGCGCCCGAGAAGCGCTCGCTCGAGGCCTACTTCGCCGTACAGCCCCGGCCCTCGTCCGAGAAGATCGCCGCCATCGCCGAGAAACTGGACCTCAAAAAGAACGTGGTGCGGGTGTGGTTTTGCAACCAGAGACAGAAGCAGAAGCGGATGAAATTCTCCGCCACTTACTGA